In one bacterium genomic region, the following are encoded:
- a CDS encoding OmpH family outer membrane protein — protein sequence MRVDARKLIVIVGLAVVVAVGAAVAMRQVPAFGQSFAIGYVEMQRALDGHPRRASSERALQEFYQAKQREFQERSKNMTAFQRQELDRQLQQQILERRNDLLGGLDKELRAAVETVAKQAGVTVVLDRSVVLYGGTDLTDAVIKVIKGK from the coding sequence ATGCGGGTAGATGCGCGTAAGCTCATCGTGATCGTCGGGCTCGCCGTCGTGGTGGCCGTTGGCGCCGCCGTGGCTATGCGGCAGGTGCCGGCGTTCGGGCAGTCGTTTGCGATAGGCTATGTCGAGATGCAGCGGGCTCTCGACGGCCATCCACGCAGGGCTAGTTCGGAGCGCGCGCTGCAGGAGTTCTACCAGGCCAAGCAGCGCGAGTTTCAGGAGCGCAGCAAGAACATGACCGCGTTCCAGCGCCAGGAGCTCGACCGCCAGCTCCAGCAGCAGATTCTCGAGAGACGCAACGATCTGCTCGGCGGGTTGGACAAAGAGCTGCGCGCCGCCGTCGAGACCGTTGCGAAGCAGGCAGGGGTGACCGTGGTGCTCGACCGCTCTGTTGTGCTCTACGGCGGGACCGACCTGACCGATGCGGTCATCAAGGTGATAAAGGGCAAGTGA